Genomic segment of Candidatus Afararchaeum irisae:
AAGTAGGAAGAAGTATGGATTCAACATCTTTTGTCTCATCTATCTTCTCAACGAGTACGTCACAGCCGGCTCCCATAACCACCTCGTCTACGTTACTCCCCAGAACGAAGTCACGTCTTCTGCTCCTACTTCTCCATCCCATTAGTACGATGTCGATATCATCCTGCTCGACCGTATTGAGTATGGCTTTTGAAACTGAATGACCTATACGTATCTTGCCGTTTACGGGTATATCCGAGTCTTCTGCACACTCGATAGATCTCTCGATGATCTCACGCTGTTGATCCACGAACTTCCTACCCTCTGATAGAGGGGTCTGCTGGGGCACAGTAACTACGTTCATCACCTCTATCTCAGCGTCCCGTTCGTGTGCAACATCGATGGCTGTGTTCATTAGCTGTTCTATGCTTTCGGGATTCGCAATAGGTAGTAGGAGGCGTTCTTCTCTTTCAGAAGGCACCTTCTCTGTGACAACTGTGGGAGTCTCTTTTTCTATCTTCTCAATCTCCTGTGGGCGTGAATACGAGTAATATATGACGGCTCCGAGAACCATCCATACCACCGTAGTGACGAGGGCTACAAGCCCCTCGGATCCGTGTCCGATACCTATTGGTTCGAGTCCTAGTTCCAGAATCAGAAACGGAGTGAGTATGAACTGGAGAACGATCCCAACCAGAGGAGGCCAGGGCATATAAGGAATCTCGTAAGTTCTTTCGAGATCCGGATGTGTTTTGCGCATCTTGATAACTGTCCAGTTGACCTGGATGAAGAGAAGAATGAACATTATATCCGCTGAAGCCGCCACACTTTCTATGGGTAATACGACTGCCATCACGATTATTAGAACTGCTGATAGACCTATTGCGATGTGAGGAGTGCGTTTGTCAGGATGAACCCTATCGAGGAAACTCGGTAGAGAACGGTCACGTCCCATTGCAAAAGAGACACGACTTGAAGAGTAGACAGTTGCATTAAGAGCACTCATAGTAGCAGCTAATCCTGCAAAAAGTAGCAAGGGAACTCCGTACGGCATGAACTGACCTGCTGCGTGTATGATGCCTAGTTCACCCAATCCACCGAGTAACTCCCAGGTGTATACCTCAGAGGTAGATCCTGATATACCTTTAGAGAGCTGTATAAGGTGTTGAGTAACGTCGATACCTCCTATCGCTGCAAACGCAACAAGAATATATATAGGAACCACGATAGCGAGTGAGTAGAAGACGGCTTTCGGGACATTTTTTCCAGGATCCACTACCTCTTCGCCGCTCTGGACAATTATCTCGTATCCCTCAAAGGCAATATAAGTGAAACCCATCGCTCCTATAATTCCCACTATACCGTTCGGAGCAAAGCTCGGATTCGAGAAGAACTTATCAGTCCATCTAGGTGCTGTCACTGTAGCCCAAGATCCGAAGCCGACGAAGAGACCGAGTATTACGACCTTGATACCTGTGACTATTACACCTGCTTTTCCCGTCTCTTCGGCTCCTCTGTAGTTGATATACGCGAAAGCGGCTACCATTAGAACTGCGAGAAGTTTCTCGGTCATAACTCGACTCAGCATCCCGAAGAGAACGAAATGTTCGCCCAAACCAGTCGTATAAGTGATGAGTTGGGTCAGAAAAACACCGAAAGTGACCGCATAGAGCGAACACGCGACAGCGTGTGCGAACCAGCTCATCCAGCCCGCGAAGAAGCCGTTCGGGTCGACGAGAGCCTCCTTAACCCAGAGATAGCCGCCTCCTGCCTCGGGAAAAGCCGCCCCGAGTTCGGCGTACGAGACAGCTGTGAAGACAGCTACAAATCCGTTCAGCAGAAAAGCGAGGATTAGTGCGGGTCCTGCTATTCCCGCCGAAAATCCGGTGAGCGCAAATACTCCTGCCCCTATCATGGCACCGACACCGATGAATGTTATGTCAAAAAGGCTCATATCCCTCGACAGCTCTGTCTCAACTTCGCTGTCTTGGTTAGACTGATTCTCAGATGGCATGTCCCCCCTCTTTCTTTTCTAACTTCTTATTCTTACCGCATAAGCGGATAAATACGGTAGGTATACTTCAACTATCTGTAGCAGTGAATACTTGCCAATACGCCGTAGAGTCGGCTCGCTCTCTCCGAAACGAGTCGGCTGTTCGACGTAGTAGACGGTGACGTTTCTGAGCCGGGTCTCGGTCGCGCGCCTGTTCCATCTCTCACAGACGTAGCCGCCGAAGGCTTGTCAAAACTCTCCGAGACGGAGAAGACGTTAACTATCCCAGGCTCTGACGGTTCGAGTTCTAACACCGAACCGCGGACGACGTACCAGCCGTCCGACTCCGGCGGTTTGGTTAACCTATCCCAACTGCGTTTCTCGGGATCGACGGGGGAGTCCTCGGAGACGTCGACATATCTCGGAACTGACCGTTTTCGAGTCGAAGTCGAAATCGACTTTCATCCGTCTCGGTTCTTATCTCTCAGTTTTGTCACATAAACTCTGGTGGGAGACACGGCTCTTTTATACGCGCCCACCCTCTCTTCCGTAGAATGCTGACTTCACGCGTGATTCCGTGTCTCGACGTCACGATACAGGACGGCGAGCCACAGGTCGTCAAGGGAGAGCAGTTCGAGGAGCTGAGGTACGCCGGCGATCCTGTCGAGTTAGCGAAGAAGTACAACCGACAGGGTGCCGACGAGCTAGTCTTCTTAGACATAACAGCGAGCTCTGAGGGACGTGACACTATGCTCGACGTCGTGAGACGTACAGCGGACGAGGTCTTCATACCCCTCACGGTCGGCGGAGGCATCTCGTCGGTCGAGGATATTAAGGAGACTCTCAGGGCGGGAGCCGACAAGACTAGCATGAACACGGGCGCGATAAAGAACCCCGATGTCGTAGACGAGGGTGCCGAGAAGTTCGGGTCACAGTGTATAGTCGTCGCGATAGACGCACGACGCAACACGAGCGACGAGGGCGACCATTACTTCGAGGTCGACGGCGAGGACGAGGAGGTATGGTTCGAAGCAGTAATATACGGCGGAACTGAGCCGACCGGGATCGACGCCGTCTCTTGGGCACAGGAGGTCGAGAAACGAGGAGCGGGGGAGATACTCCTCACGAGCATGTACGGCGACGGCACCAAGGACGGATACGACATACCTCTAACGAGAGCGGTGAGCCGGAACGTCTCGATACCCGTTATAGCCAGCGGTGGCGCAGGGAATCCCGAGCACATGGTCGAGGCTTTCACCGACGGGACCGCGGACGCCGCTCTCGCAGCCTCTATATTCCACTTCGACGAGTACACGGTCGAAGAGGTGAAGGAGTACCTCGACGACTCGGGTATAAACGTCCGTCTGTAGAAACTGTTCTTTCTGACTACGCTCCTCTGCTAGCTTCGGTGTCCATGCCCCTACTCCTCTCACACTCGGGACAGGCGTAGACCTCGTCCTGGTTGTTTCCGAACACCCTGGAGTAGCTATCGCTGACGTAAGAACCGCATGTCTTGCACTCTGCCATAGAAGATCCTTGTTCGAGATTTATCGCGTCATTTTAAAAAGACTGTGGTTCTTGGTCACGGCTCAGTCGCTGCTACGTACCTCGTCTATAACCGACCGTATCTCGTCGTGGAACTCCTCGAGACTCGATCTGTTCTCGACGGTGATATCGGCGTTCTCGATAGCCTCGTCCATCCCGTAGCCTATCTCTCTCTCGTCCCTCTGTCTGAGATCGTCTGCTTCGGTCACGTCGTCCGAACGTCCCCTCTCACGTATACGTCCGAGACGCGTCTCGAAGGGTGCCTCGATAGCGACGAGGACGAAGTCACCTCCGAACTCGTCACGGAACCTCTCGGCTTCCGCCCATCCCCTCAAGCCGTCGACTAAGACGACTTGGCTGTCACCGTCTTCGAGCTCCGACTCTATGAGGTCGACACATCTCTCGGCGACAGCGTCTTCTCCTTCTTCCTCCCTGAGACTCGTTGCGACCTGACCCAGGCTCTCGTCGGTTCCGTCGGCTCCCCTCGTCTCGGCTTCTCGGCGTATGACGTCTCCCATTGTCACGACGGGAATACCCATCTCTTCGGCTACCTCCGCCGCCTCACTCTTGCCGCTTCCCGGCATACCTACGGTACCTATGACACGCATATGACTCAGTTCTCGTCGACGTGGTAACTGAGTACCGGTTTCCGTCCCCGTGATCCAAAAACTTTTTACATAAGTGCTACTAAGGATGTAGTAGCACCGGTTGATTCCCCCCCCATTTCCCCCACCATACATCAAACCGGTGTCACCCCCCACCCCACCAGTACAGTACTCGTTTTCTATTCCTCCTTATGATATAAGAGACAAAACTCTAACTCCGTCCTTAGATAGTAGACTGCTTATCTTAGAAGATGCTTTTACTACCCTGTCCGCGGACTCCTCAGCGAATATGTCAGGATCACATGACTCTATCAGAGATGGTAGTTTTTCGACGCCGGTTACTCTCTGACCTCCCGTGAGGTTCGAGACTCCGTCGTTGAGTATCACAACGAGGACGTCCTCATCTCTCTCAGACGCCTCCAAGAGACCCTGTATACCCGAGTGAATGAATGCGGTGTCTCCGACGAAAGCCACGGCGTCGTCGGGATGTCCGGACGCGAGGCTTATCGCAGATCCGAGTGCCGAAGCACCGTCGGCGAACTCGAACGGGGGACGTCCTGTGAGTGCTACCGAGCCTATGTCGACCGCGACGAAGACGTCTAGGAGATCATCGACGACAGTCTCGTAGATCTCGTAGAAAGGATTCGACTCAGGTAGGGGACGTCCGCTTTTCTCTATATCTGGGCTGACGGGTGAGGGATCGGTGAAAGCAGTCTCGATACCTCTCTTCACGACTTCCTCGGTCAGCCTTCCGTACCGCGGCAGATGTCCGGTCTCCTTTCCCACCACGTTTTGGGTGTCGAGGAAATTTTCTATCAGAGGATCACCGTCCTCGACTACGAGGACTCTGTCGTGTCTCTCGACGAAACGTTCCGCCTCGGACGGTACTGGATACGAGTATCCGAGCGAGAGATGTGAGACGTCGTCGGGAACCACTTCCGAGGCGTCGCCACACGACAGTACGCCGAGGTCAGTAGCCTCGTCTCTCAGACTGTGTAGATCCGATCCGTCGACGTACTTCCGTATCTCGGGACGTATCTCTTCCTCGAAGACCTTTCTGCGTCTAACTACGGGACCTTTCCATGCCCTCTGTCTGTCGAACTCGCCTGTCTTTTCTATCCTGTCGAATCTCAGTCTCTCGACTCCAGTCTCAGATTCGAGAAGACGCGAGGTCACGCGCACGATACAAGGCACACCTACGTCTTCTGAGAGTCTTAGACCCTCCTCGACTGACTCGAGTAATCCGTCTACTCCCGAGGGGGTCAGAACCGGAACCCGCGCCTTGAAACCTAACGAGCGTGAGTCTCCCTCGTCCTGTGACTTGACGGCTCCGGGATCGTCGCCCGCAATGACTAAGACACCGCCGCCCGTCCCGAAGGTGGCTGAGCTCGCGAGGGGGTCGAGTGCAACGTTGACACCCACGTGTTTGGCTATGAGACAGCCCCTCTCGTCAGCGAACGACCTTCCTATGGCTTTCTCCATCCCCACCATCTCGTTTGGAACCACGTCGGCGTCGGTCTCCTCGACCAGATCCGTGACAGGATATCCCACGACTCCCGCCGTGTATACGTCGTTTTTCTTGAGACAACGCGCGACCACTTCAGCACCACTAATCATATGTAGAGACTTTCTCTCTTCGTGAGTTCGTCTATCACTGCTTCGACTACTTCCTCGGTCGATGACTCTCCTCCTAAGTCGGGCGTCGGTGCGCGTCTGACCCCCTCATAGGTTGCTTCTTCGAGCTTCCTACTCATCTCCTCGAAGCCGAGGTAATCGAGCATCATAGATGCGCTCAGAAGACAGCCCGCGGGATTGGCTACTCCTTTGCCGGCTATGTCGGGGGCACTCCCGTGGACGGGCTCGAACATCCCGA
This window contains:
- a CDS encoding amino acid permease, with the translated sequence MPSENQSNQDSEVETELSRDMSLFDITFIGVGAMIGAGVFALTGFSAGIAGPALILAFLLNGFVAVFTAVSYAELGAAFPEAGGGYLWVKEALVDPNGFFAGWMSWFAHAVACSLYAVTFGVFLTQLITYTTGLGEHFVLFGMLSRVMTEKLLAVLMVAAFAYINYRGAEETGKAGVIVTGIKVVILGLFVGFGSWATVTAPRWTDKFFSNPSFAPNGIVGIIGAMGFTYIAFEGYEIIVQSGEEVVDPGKNVPKAVFYSLAIVVPIYILVAFAAIGGIDVTQHLIQLSKGISGSTSEVYTWELLGGLGELGIIHAAGQFMPYGVPLLLFAGLAATMSALNATVYSSSRVSFAMGRDRSLPSFLDRVHPDKRTPHIAIGLSAVLIIVMAVVLPIESVAASADIMFILLFIQVNWTVIKMRKTHPDLERTYEIPYMPWPPLVGIVLQFILTPFLILELGLEPIGIGHGSEGLVALVTTVVWMVLGAVIYYSYSRPQEIEKIEKETPTVVTEKVPSEREERLLLPIANPESIEQLMNTAIDVAHERDAEIEVMNVVTVPQQTPLSEGRKFVDQQREIIERSIECAEDSDIPVNGKIRIGHSVSKAILNTVEQDDIDIVLMGWRSRSRRRDFVLGSNVDEVVMGAGCDVLVEKIDETKDVESILLPTSGGPHAELAGEVARAIAVGNNASVKVINVIDPNADEDERERANKILQEEAENIDLGDSIKTRLVEGRDTTESIVELSNTHDVTVIGATREGLLQQLIFGSIPEKVGKLSENTVIMAKRDIGITSLITERFK
- the hisF gene encoding imidazole glycerol phosphate synthase subunit HisF, with the translated sequence MLTSRVIPCLDVTIQDGEPQVVKGEQFEELRYAGDPVELAKKYNRQGADELVFLDITASSEGRDTMLDVVRRTADEVFIPLTVGGGISSVEDIKETLRAGADKTSMNTGAIKNPDVVDEGAEKFGSQCIVVAIDARRNTSDEGDHYFEVDGEDEEVWFEAVIYGGTEPTGIDAVSWAQEVEKRGAGEILLTSMYGDGTKDGYDIPLTRAVSRNVSIPVIASGGAGNPEHMVEAFTDGTADAALAASIFHFDEYTVEEVKEYLDDSGINVRL
- a CDS encoding nucleoside monophosphate kinase is translated as MRVIGTVGMPGSGKSEAAEVAEEMGIPVVTMGDVIRREAETRGADGTDESLGQVATSLREEEGEDAVAERCVDLIESELEDGDSQVVLVDGLRGWAEAERFRDEFGGDFVLVAIEAPFETRLGRIRERGRSDDVTEADDLRQRDEREIGYGMDEAIENADITVENRSSLEEFHDEIRSVIDEVRSSD
- a CDS encoding thiamine pyrophosphate-dependent enzyme: MISGAEVVARCLKKNDVYTAGVVGYPVTDLVEETDADVVPNEMVGMEKAIGRSFADERGCLIAKHVGVNVALDPLASSATFGTGGGVLVIAGDDPGAVKSQDEGDSRSLGFKARVPVLTPSGVDGLLESVEEGLRLSEDVGVPCIVRVTSRLLESETGVERLRFDRIEKTGEFDRQRAWKGPVVRRRKVFEEEIRPEIRKYVDGSDLHSLRDEATDLGVLSCGDASEVVPDDVSHLSLGYSYPVPSEAERFVERHDRVLVVEDGDPLIENFLDTQNVVGKETGHLPRYGRLTEEVVKRGIETAFTDPSPVSPDIEKSGRPLPESNPFYEIYETVVDDLLDVFVAVDIGSVALTGRPPFEFADGASALGSAISLASGHPDDAVAFVGDTAFIHSGIQGLLEASERDEDVLVVILNDGVSNLTGGQRVTGVEKLPSLIESCDPDIFAEESADRVVKASSKISSLLSKDGVRVLSLIS